Genomic segment of Paenibacillaceae bacterium GAS479:
GGAGCTGGCCGGTATTCCCGGCATGATTTTGGCGGTGCCAGTATTCGCAGCGTTAAAGGTCATTCTCCAGCATGTATTCGCCTATTACGTACGGCGACGGACTGTCTAATCTCTCTACACAGTGTTTGTAAAATAGAGCTCCACAGACCAATCGGTCTGTTGGAGTTCTTTTTATTGTGAATTTGTATGCCGTCTGAGGGACGGCAATCGGAAGAAGGACCGATTTGTGCAGTGAGTTCCGCCGTTTTATTTCTAAATAGCTCTGAAAGGACCAAAAGTTAACCATAATAAAAAAGCTTCATTGACGGAATTCGAAACTGGAAGTATCATACTATCAAAAGTTAATCATAAAATAATCAAATCTTGTATGAGATGGATCGGAACGAGTGGGAGGGACAATCGATGGCAGTAACGGAAATAACATGGGGGATTTCCCCGATTGGCTGGCGAAACGACGATATTCCGGAAATCGGAGCCGAGAATACACTTGGGCATCTGCTGGGAGATATCGTTGTAGCCGGCTTTGCAGGTACGGAAGTGGGCGGATTTTTTCCGGAGCCTGATGTATTGAACAAAGAGCTGGAACTGCGCGGTCTGCGTATTGCAGGGCAATGGTTCAGCAGTTATATCGTTCGAGACGGACTTCCGGCGGTGAGAGAAGCTTTTGCAGCTCAGTGCCGCTCTCTGCAGCGGGTCAAGGCGGATGTCATTGTTATCTCGGAGCAGACTGGCAGTATTCAAGGTCTCGACCGAAATGTATTCAGTGACAAGCCCGAATTTGACGATGAGCAGTGGGCGCAATTATGCCAAGGGCTGAACCAGTTAGGGGAAGACGCTGAGCAATATGGACTCCAGCTTGTTTATCACCATCATATGGGAACCGTTGTGCAGACAGCTCCCGAAATAGCGCGCCTCATGGATGGAACAGATGCGAGGTTTGTCCATCTGCTCTATGATACCGGACATTGTTATGCATCCGATGGAGAGGTGCTTGAGATGCTGAAAACGCATATCGCGCGCATCCGCCATGTGCATTTCAAAGATATACGCCAGAACGTGTTGGATCAATGCCGCGCCGAGGGACGTTCCTTCCAGCAATCATTCATGCAGGGCATGTTTACCGTTCCGGGAGATGGCTGCGTCCCGTTTGAAGACGTGTATCAACTGCTTCTTTCGCATGGCTATAAAGGGTGGATCATCATCGAGGCGGAGCAGGATCCTGCCGTTGCGCATCCACTTGAATACGCTCTCATGGCAAGGAGATATATTGACCGTAATCTGCTGCCGCTAGCTGTAACGGCTGATAAGGGCTCCATTTAGATAAATGAATCTCAGGAGGGTACACAATGGAATTGCTACGAATCGGGGTCATCGGCACAGGAGCGATCGGCCGCGATCATATGCGCCGGATCACGAATAATTTGTCAGGGGGCGTCATCACGGCGGTAACGGACGTGAATTCGGAAGCGGCACGCGGAGCTGTGGAAGCGCTGGGCATTGAAGCGAACATTTATCGGGATGACGTCACGCTCATTGGATCGGGCGAGGTTGATGCAGTACTCGTCACCAGTTGGGGGCCGGCTCATCAGAAGAGTGTGCTGGCCGCCATCGAAGCGGGACTTCCCGTTTTCTGCGAAAAACCGCTGGCGACTACAGCGGAAGGCTGTAAGAGCATCGTAGACGCCGAAGTGGCGCGCGACAAACGTTTTGTGCAGGTCGGCTTCATGCGCCGTTACGACAAGGGGTACAGACAGCTGAAGGAAGCAATCGACGGCGGCTTCATTGGCGAGCCGTTAATGATTCACTGCGCACATCGCAATGCGAGCGTGGCGGACTCGTACACAACCGATATGGCCATCACGGATACGCTTATTCACGAAATTGACGTCTTGCAGTGGCTTATTGGCGATGAGTATCGTTCGGCGCAGGTGTCCTTTCCAAAAAAATCCCGCAACGCTCTGGGCCATCTAGGCGACCCGCAAATCGTTATGCTGGAAACGGCGGGTGGCGTAGTAATCACGGCTGAGATTTTCGTCAATTGCAAATTCGGCTATGACATTCAATGCGAAGTTGTCGGCGAGGAAGGGCTGATCCGCCTGCCGGATGTATCCAGCCCGGCGTTCCGTAAGGGCGGCGTTGCTGGCAACGCGCTGCTCATGGACTGGAAGGATCGCTTCATCGACGCCTATGACGTGGAGATTCAAGATTTTATCGACAATGTCCGTAAAAACGGCGTGCCGCAAGGGCCGACCGCCTGGGATGGCTTTATCGCTCAGGTTACGGCAGATGCCTGTGTGCGTTCCCAGCAGTCCGGCGAGCGCGAAGCGATTGAGCTAGGCGAAAAGCCGGAGCTGTATAGTGGAATGAAGCAGAGACAGCTGTAAGCCAAGCCTAGCCCATATTGGATTTTGTTTAGCTTAAAAGGGTCATTTCCATTCGATTCGAATAGGAAATGACCCTTTTTGAGTTGAAAATCCATATTTCATACAAGGGAATAATATGGTAAAATCTTTTATGATAAAGCGCTTTCATTCCAAGGATTTTGTTCTTTGTTAACACTATCCGCTAATAATGGAGCGCTTTTTCTATGTTTATTTTTATCCATATTCTTTGCTAAAGGGGACTGAAGAATGGCGAGACAGGGTCGGGATTTCACTATTTTCAGAAAAGTTTCAGCAACATTTGTTTTGTTGATCGTCATCATCGGAT
This window contains:
- a CDS encoding 2-keto-myo-inositol dehydratase, yielding MAVTEITWGISPIGWRNDDIPEIGAENTLGHLLGDIVVAGFAGTEVGGFFPEPDVLNKELELRGLRIAGQWFSSYIVRDGLPAVREAFAAQCRSLQRVKADVIVISEQTGSIQGLDRNVFSDKPEFDDEQWAQLCQGLNQLGEDAEQYGLQLVYHHHMGTVVQTAPEIARLMDGTDARFVHLLYDTGHCYASDGEVLEMLKTHIARIRHVHFKDIRQNVLDQCRAEGRSFQQSFMQGMFTVPGDGCVPFEDVYQLLLSHGYKGWIIIEAEQDPAVAHPLEYALMARRYIDRNLLPLAVTADKGSI
- a CDS encoding myo-inositol 2-dehydrogenase; the encoded protein is MELLRIGVIGTGAIGRDHMRRITNNLSGGVITAVTDVNSEAARGAVEALGIEANIYRDDVTLIGSGEVDAVLVTSWGPAHQKSVLAAIEAGLPVFCEKPLATTAEGCKSIVDAEVARDKRFVQVGFMRRYDKGYRQLKEAIDGGFIGEPLMIHCAHRNASVADSYTTDMAITDTLIHEIDVLQWLIGDEYRSAQVSFPKKSRNALGHLGDPQIVMLETAGGVVITAEIFVNCKFGYDIQCEVVGEEGLIRLPDVSSPAFRKGGVAGNALLMDWKDRFIDAYDVEIQDFIDNVRKNGVPQGPTAWDGFIAQVTADACVRSQQSGEREAIELGEKPELYSGMKQRQL